The proteins below come from a single Falco peregrinus isolate bFalPer1 chromosome Z, bFalPer1.pri, whole genome shotgun sequence genomic window:
- the SREK1IP1 gene encoding protein SREK1IP1, which yields MALPGGNKDNIRAGCKKCGYPGHLTFECRNFLRVDPQRDIVLDVSSTSSEDSEEEELQRLQAMRDKKSLNEEEEKRKQKRKSKEKTKLKRPRKRSSSSSAAEEDRPKSNNQKSHKKEREKEKKNKSKKGKHHKKEKKKRRKEKSSSSDSSDSSSSD from the exons ATGGCTCTGCCGG gtgGAAATAAGGATAACATCAGAGCAGGATGCAAGAAGTGTGGCTACC CTGGTCATCTGACATTTGAATGTCGAAACTTCCTCCGAGTAGATCCTCAAAGAGATATTGTTTTAGATGTTAGCAGCACTAGCAGTGAAGACAGTGAGGAAGAGGAACTACAGAGACTGCAAGCCATGCGTGATAAAAAGA GTTTaaatgaggaggaagagaaaaggaaacaaaaaagaaaaagcaaagaaaaaacaaaattaaagagaCCAAGGAAAAG atcTTCCTCATCGAGTGCAGCTGAAGAGGACAGGCCAAAGTCAAATAAccaaaaatcacacaaaaaagaaagggaaaaggaaaaaaagaataaatctaagaaaggaaaacatcataaaaaggagaaaaagaagagacgaaaggaaaaaagttcatCTTCTGATAGTTCAGACAGTTCTAGTAGTGACTGA